A genome region from Micromonospora peucetia includes the following:
- a CDS encoding glycerophosphodiester phosphodiesterase, producing MGDPLVFAHRGSSHDLPEHTLAAYLRALDEGADGLECDVRLTRDGHLVCVHDRRLDRTSNGNGLVSTRTLAELEALDFGSWHPGCVPADGTEVLDESHTRLLTLERLLDAVLAAGRPVRLLVETKHPSRHGGNVERRLVALLRRYGLAEPEPDDPVRVTVMSFSPLAVRRIRELAPALPTVLLLDVLPRWLPRGRLPFGTPIAGPGVALVRNRPQLVTALRAAGNQVYVWTVNKPADLDLVLAAGVDGIITDRPAHALARLGR from the coding sequence ATGGGCGACCCCCTGGTCTTCGCGCACCGAGGCTCCTCCCACGACCTGCCCGAACACACCCTCGCGGCCTACCTGCGGGCCCTCGACGAGGGCGCGGACGGGCTGGAGTGCGACGTCCGGCTGACCCGGGACGGGCACCTGGTCTGCGTGCACGACCGCCGGCTCGACCGGACCAGCAACGGCAACGGCCTGGTCAGCACGCGCACTCTCGCGGAGCTGGAAGCGCTGGACTTCGGCTCCTGGCACCCCGGCTGCGTACCCGCCGACGGGACCGAGGTCCTGGACGAGTCGCACACCCGGCTGCTCACCCTGGAGCGGCTGCTGGACGCGGTGCTGGCCGCCGGCCGGCCGGTGCGGCTGCTGGTGGAGACCAAGCACCCCTCCCGCCACGGCGGGAACGTCGAACGCCGGCTGGTCGCGCTGCTGCGCCGGTACGGCCTGGCCGAACCGGAACCGGACGATCCGGTACGGGTCACCGTCATGTCGTTCTCCCCGCTGGCCGTACGCCGGATCCGGGAGCTGGCCCCCGCGCTGCCCACGGTGCTGCTGCTGGACGTGCTGCCGCGCTGGCTGCCGCGGGGCCGGCTGCCGTTCGGCACCCCGATCGCCGGGCCCGGCGTCGCCCTGGTGCGGAACCGTCCGCAGCTGGTGACCGCGCTGCGGGCGGCGGGCAACCAGGTCTACGTGTGGACCGTCAACAAGCCGGCCGACCTGGACCTCGTCCTGGCCGCCGGGGTGGACGGCATCATCACCGACCGGCCGGCGCACGCGCTGGCCCGCCTGGGCCGGTGA
- a CDS encoding rhodanese-like domain-containing protein, whose amino-acid sequence MFGSQVPTVTVPEIADDAYLLDVREDDEWNAGHAPGAHHLPMMELPARIAEVPADRDVAVICRSGGRSAQVVTYLMRNGWDQVRNVEGGMGEWAATGRPVVGEDGQPGRVL is encoded by the coding sequence GTGTTCGGATCCCAGGTTCCCACCGTGACCGTGCCCGAGATCGCCGACGACGCGTACCTGCTCGACGTCCGAGAGGACGACGAGTGGAACGCCGGCCACGCCCCCGGCGCGCACCACCTGCCGATGATGGAACTGCCGGCCCGGATCGCCGAGGTGCCGGCCGACCGCGACGTCGCCGTCATCTGCCGCTCCGGCGGGCGCTCCGCACAGGTCGTCACCTATCTGATGCGCAACGGCTGGGACCAGGTGCGCAACGTCGAGGGCGGGATGGGCGAGTGGGCCGCCACCGGGCGACCGGTGGTCGGCGAGGACGGACAGCCCGGCCGGGTCCTCTAG
- a CDS encoding LCP family protein, translated as MVLLAGLAVVGLEVLSNRYERTVVREQLLDPTARQKRTDPDGPLNYLLVGTDRWQSGSAADRRSDTILIVHVPAGGREAYLVSVPRDLLVAIPAGNGYGGGQDKINAAYEHGGGGQPGTRLLSATLSRLTGIRFDGAALIDFSGFRKVIDLLGGVRMCVDTEVRSIHTDRVFPVGCQQMDGGQALDYVRQRYDLPGGDYDRQTHQQQLLRAVLERTSETSLRTNPVKLDQVIRAVGGSLTVDTNGVPLEDLVLALRDLPADALRGVQVPSHPQTIDQVSYVVLDNAGNGLFEAVRGTRLPDWARANPRWVTRL; from the coding sequence CTGGTCCTGCTGGCCGGGCTCGCCGTGGTCGGCCTGGAGGTGCTGAGCAACCGGTACGAGCGCACCGTCGTCCGCGAGCAACTGCTCGACCCCACCGCCCGCCAGAAGCGCACCGACCCCGACGGGCCGCTCAACTACCTGCTGGTGGGGACCGACCGGTGGCAGAGCGGCAGCGCGGCCGACCGGCGGTCGGACACCATCCTCATCGTGCACGTCCCCGCCGGCGGGCGCGAGGCGTACCTGGTCTCCGTACCCCGGGACCTGCTCGTCGCCATCCCCGCCGGCAACGGCTACGGCGGCGGCCAGGACAAGATCAACGCGGCGTACGAGCACGGCGGCGGCGGCCAGCCGGGCACCCGACTGCTCTCGGCCACCCTGTCCCGGTTGACCGGCATCCGCTTCGACGGCGCGGCCCTGATCGACTTCTCCGGCTTCCGCAAGGTCATCGACCTGCTCGGCGGGGTACGCATGTGCGTCGACACCGAGGTCCGCTCGATCCACACCGACCGGGTCTTCCCTGTCGGCTGCCAGCAGATGGACGGCGGCCAGGCGCTGGACTACGTCCGCCAGCGCTACGACCTGCCGGGCGGCGACTACGACCGGCAAACCCACCAGCAGCAACTGCTCCGGGCCGTGCTGGAACGCACCAGCGAGACGTCGCTGCGGACCAACCCGGTCAAACTGGACCAGGTGATCCGCGCCGTCGGCGGCTCGCTGACCGTGGACACCAACGGCGTACCGCTGGAGGACCTGGTCCTCGCGCTGCGCGACCTGCCGGCCGACGCGCTGCGCGGCGTGCAGGTGCCCTCCCACCCCCAGACCATCGACCAGGTGTCGTACGTGGTCCTCGACAACGCCGGGAACGGCCTGTTCGAGGCGGTACGCGGCACCCGCCTGCCGGACTGGGCGCGGGCCAACCCCCGCTGGGTCACCCGGCTGTGA
- a CDS encoding LCP family protein: MPVQTSRRPPAAESPRGPVRASTSIPKQPVKGGKSGKSAKKRSRRKDPLWARITLILGAVLMVTSGAAVVGSKVLIDQATGNIAQRNLLGDAGKSDAEGGNSLDGPIDMLLLGVDAREKSSPDDIRADSIIVLHIPATHDQAYLISIPRDTEAHIPAFKKTGWEGGTDKINAAFQVGARNGGGWEGGAQSMAQTIKKMTGISFDGAAIINFGGFKRVIDTLGSVRICVKQDVESMHMSYVDGKPMWNADAKKTGKQRTPVVHKKGCREMEGWAALDYSRQRKSLKNGDYDRQQNQQQLIKAMAKKATQDGTLTNPLKMNKVMDAAGEAFTLDTGGVPVADFVFTMRGVTGNDLVMLKTNGGTFHSDGTRETLSSQTLDMFRAVKQDKLAEFVFANPEVVSSRE; encoded by the coding sequence ATGCCGGTCCAGACCAGCCGTCGCCCTCCGGCGGCCGAGTCCCCCCGCGGCCCGGTCCGGGCCTCCACGAGCATCCCCAAGCAGCCGGTGAAGGGCGGAAAGTCCGGTAAGTCCGCGAAGAAGCGGTCTCGGCGCAAGGACCCCCTCTGGGCCCGGATCACCCTGATCCTCGGTGCCGTGCTGATGGTGACCAGTGGCGCCGCCGTCGTCGGCAGCAAGGTGCTGATCGACCAGGCCACCGGCAACATCGCCCAGCGCAACCTGCTCGGTGACGCGGGCAAGTCGGACGCCGAGGGCGGCAACAGCCTGGACGGCCCGATCGACATGCTGCTGCTCGGTGTGGACGCCCGCGAGAAGTCCTCGCCTGACGACATCCGCGCGGACAGCATCATCGTGCTGCACATCCCGGCGACGCATGACCAGGCGTACCTGATCTCGATCCCCCGGGACACCGAGGCGCACATCCCGGCCTTCAAGAAGACCGGCTGGGAGGGCGGCACCGACAAGATCAACGCAGCGTTCCAGGTCGGCGCCCGCAACGGCGGCGGCTGGGAGGGCGGCGCCCAGTCGATGGCCCAGACGATCAAGAAGATGACCGGGATCAGCTTCGACGGCGCCGCGATCATCAACTTCGGTGGCTTCAAGAGAGTCATCGACACCCTCGGCTCGGTGCGCATCTGCGTAAAGCAGGACGTCGAGTCGATGCACATGTCGTACGTCGACGGCAAGCCGATGTGGAACGCGGACGCGAAGAAGACCGGCAAGCAGAGAACGCCCGTGGTGCACAAGAAGGGCTGCCGCGAGATGGAGGGCTGGGCGGCGCTGGACTACTCCCGGCAGCGCAAGAGCCTCAAGAACGGCGACTACGACCGGCAGCAGAACCAGCAGCAGCTCATCAAGGCGATGGCGAAGAAGGCCACCCAGGACGGGACGCTGACCAACCCGCTCAAGATGAACAAGGTGATGGACGCGGCCGGCGAGGCGTTCACCCTGGACACCGGCGGCGTGCCCGTCGCCGACTTCGTCTTCACCATGCGCGGGGTGACCGGCAACGACCTGGTGATGCTGAAGACGAATGGCGGCACCTTCCACAGCGACGGCACCCGGGAGACGCTGAGTTCGCAGACCCTGGACATGTTCCGCGCGGTGAAACAGGACAAGCTGGCCGAGTTCGTCTTCGCCAACCCCGAGGTGGTTTCCAGCCGGGAGTAA
- a CDS encoding LCP family protein produces the protein MSATMPAGVPLPHLHRSAGRASVPGPGRDSGRTRPAEAHWSPSPDEPRAGGPGGPTGPGGPRGPGGPGGPDRPGRRGVRPRWGRIALVAGVAVLVLALLGGAGAWFYARGLNEDLARTDPFSEITGGRPAKAVDGALNILLVGSDSRDPDAPVDKSSKWRADTIIVMHIPSDHQRAYLVSIPRDLYVPIPEAANADCGSGQRGKINAAFAFGGLPLAVRTVECFTDVRLDHVMAIDFAGFKQVTDALGGVDLKVERTVTSIHKPYRTFTKGTNHMDGAEALDWIRQRKQFPDGDFARMRHQQEFLRALMDKAASTGTLTNPKKLNDFLKSVTAAVTVDKSFSLVDMGVQFRNLRGENLTFVTSPHVGSQTINGESVVVSDKEKALTMYKAMSADTMTAWVAANQKKDGTGN, from the coding sequence GTGCCTCGGTGCCCGGCCCCGGCCGGGACTCCGGCCGTACCCGGCCGGCCGAGGCCCACTGGTCCCCGTCACCGGACGAGCCACGGGCCGGCGGCCCGGGTGGCCCCACCGGGCCCGGCGGCCCCAGGGGGCCGGGAGGCCCGGGCGGACCGGACCGGCCGGGCAGGCGCGGCGTACGCCCCCGGTGGGGCCGGATCGCCCTGGTGGCCGGTGTAGCCGTGCTGGTGCTCGCACTGCTCGGCGGGGCGGGCGCCTGGTTCTACGCCCGCGGCCTCAACGAGGACCTGGCCCGCACCGACCCGTTCTCGGAGATCACCGGGGGCCGCCCGGCCAAGGCGGTGGACGGCGCGCTGAACATCCTGCTGGTCGGCAGCGACTCCCGGGACCCGGACGCCCCGGTCGACAAGTCCAGCAAGTGGCGGGCCGACACGATCATCGTGATGCACATTCCGTCCGACCACCAGCGGGCCTACCTGGTCTCCATCCCCCGCGACCTCTACGTGCCGATCCCGGAGGCCGCCAACGCCGACTGCGGCTCCGGGCAACGGGGGAAAATCAACGCGGCCTTCGCCTTCGGCGGGCTACCGCTGGCCGTCCGGACGGTGGAGTGCTTCACCGACGTACGGCTCGACCACGTGATGGCGATCGACTTCGCCGGCTTCAAGCAGGTCACCGACGCCCTCGGCGGCGTCGACCTGAAGGTCGAGCGGACCGTCACCTCGATCCACAAGCCGTACCGCACGTTCACCAAGGGCACCAACCACATGGACGGCGCCGAGGCGCTGGACTGGATCCGGCAGCGCAAGCAGTTCCCGGACGGTGACTTCGCCCGGATGCGGCACCAGCAGGAGTTCCTCCGCGCCCTGATGGACAAGGCAGCGAGCACGGGCACGCTGACCAATCCGAAGAAGTTGAACGACTTCCTCAAGTCGGTCACCGCCGCGGTCACCGTCGACAAGAGTTTCTCGCTGGTCGACATGGGGGTCCAGTTCCGCAACCTGCGCGGCGAGAACCTCACCTTCGTGACCAGCCCGCACGTCGGCAGCCAGACCATCAACGGCGAGTCGGTGGTGGTGTCGGACAAGGAGAAGGCGCTGACCATGTACAAGGCGATGTCGGCCGACACCATGACCGCCTGGGTCGCGGCCAACCAGAAGAAGGACGGCACCGGAAACTGA